The Strix uralensis isolate ZFMK-TIS-50842 chromosome 5, bStrUra1, whole genome shotgun sequence genome segment AGgacagtttacattttgctaaccacaaTTCTTAATTCCCTCACCAGGCCACTTGACCAAGATGACGGTCTGTGCCAGCACCCTCACATGAATTCACTTTGGTGTGTGCACAGGGTCTAAAGCACTTTGAGAGAAAGCAAACTACTTTCTTTTCAGCACCACAAACTGAGCTACTGTTCCCAGCAAACCAACAGCTGACCTCACAACATTCAGGTGACTAACAGCTCTGCCCCACTCCGGGATGAAGGGTCTCAAAGTGATGACGGTAGCCAAACTCTGCACTGGCCTGCACAGAAACTCCTTTGCAGTCCTGGTGCCAGGCAGCTGGGACCAGTGATGGGAGAGGTTACCTCCTCAGCAGAAGGCTCTGGAACCATTGCAAATATCTTTCCAAAATGGCAGGAACTTATTTCTCTTTCCTACTCCATAAACACCAGCAGCATGCTTGCGGAGAGCATGTATCAATGACCTCAGTCTTTCTGTACGTCTTTCCACAGTGCTGTAAGTATCCTCAGATACTTACTACTAATCCTCAGATGCTTTGTACCCACTCCAGTCATGAAAAGCTTCACAAGTGACCCTTGATTATTTTACTTCACAAATATATGTGTCAGATCAGTATGCTGGGACAATATGGTGGCGCTTGGCAGTGCAGAACCGTCAGGGACTCCTGCCCCTGAACTGCTGAAGACAGTGGTACTTGATTATAACAAGTTCACTCCTGGAGGAGGCACTGCAGAACCTTGAAGCTACTTTCACAGACCCTTGCAGTATAGACAAGAGCCAAGAGGGATGGCATGGATACAGGCAAGACTAATGGAACATGAACTAAGGAAAATATTGTAGTTACAGGGTGTCTTGCAGGACTCAAGGTTGCAGCAGAAGCCCCAGAACGCAAGTTCCCTCAGAGGTACTCAGGGTCTGAGAAGTTGAAAGCCAGAATCTGGAAGATAAAACTTAatcagcttttctgcagaattatACCACATAAAAAACTCGTTGCAGCTCCTGTTTAAGAGGTGGAAACACAGCGAACCACACGTTGGGAGCGCTGAAAGTGCCTGGGTTTGAAGCAACCAGCCACCTGTAGCAGGATGGAGAATACGTGAGAGCACCAACAAAGCAATATTAAGTGTGCTTATGTTCAGAAATGAACTTGTTGAAGTAaacccagtacttaaaggggctttcaactgaaagagggtggatttagactagacagaaggaagaaattcttcactgtgagggtggtgagacactggcacaggttgcccagagaagctgtgtctgccccctccctggcagtgttcaaggccaggttggacggggctttgagcaacctgggctagtggaaagtgtccctgcccatcacaggggggttggaactaggtgatctttaagatcccttccaactcaaaccgtTCTGTGAATCTATGATTCCACAAAACACCTGCAGcttagagaggaaaagaaaaacatacacacacagcacAGAGCCTTTTTCATTGGTCTAATATTGTATTTTCTCATATATAAGAATTTAGCATTTGTTCAGCAAAACCAGTGCAACTAGAGGATATTCTCTGTGTGACTCAACAGAAAGCAGACACCTCTGCTCAAGGAGACAAAAGAAATTGCAGCTCTGAGCATCTGTCTTCCTTTCCCGTGTCTTCTTCCTGGAGAACTCAGAGAGAAGAGGACACAAGAGCCCAGGACCTGCTTTGATGAGCCTGAGCCTTCTTGTGGTCCCTGAACCATTACGTGCACTGGGAATGCTGGACACCAAGTCATATCACTTCCACTCACATCGTCCCACCCAGCACAGTGAAGATGCAGGCTCCAGggctccccacccctcccaacaCAGCCCTGCACTGTTCCCAGCTCACTGCTCATCTCTCAGTTTTACTCAGGGTGAGGGTATCTCCATCACACAGTTACTGCAGCAGCCTCACAAACTCGATAATGATGCTCGCATCTGACATCATTCCAGTTGTTGAGTGTTGTTTCAGGCCTATGGATTACAACGCACTTCTCAGTATCTGTATTACTTGGTTCGCCTTTCCTCCAGAACCTGAGATAGAGACAGACGTGTAACTTGCCAGTGTACTCTGTAAAGCACTGCTGGGGAAGGCCACAGCGGGATGCAAGGCTTggagaggagacagaaaaatTCCAGATGCCCAATCATGGACAGTAGTTCTACCACCTTCCTCCCACTCTGATATTCCACTGGAACCACTCTTACATGGAAACCTGCCTTCTTCCTACGGGCAACACCACAGGGCCCTGCTCAGTGCACAGAGGCATGGTGGGGGCCCTATGGAGGTCAGGCAAGGCTGGTCATCTCTGAAGGGTTCTTCCTGCTGGTGAGATGCAGCTTCTTCTGTGCCTACAGCATTGATGGCCACGTCACAGGTAGTTAATTAATAACAGGGATAGGGCCATGTGACCCTGGTGTCCCACACagccctctcctgctccatcattGACCTCTCACAAGGGTTTGTCTCACCTCCCTCTCATGCACTAACAGACACCCTCACATCTCCCCTACTTTCTCACACTACCAGCAGCCGCAGCAAACATTCTCCATCCAGGGATACTCACGCTGCTGACACATTAAATGGAGTCCGGTCCACCCATTGCCACTGGCCCACCTTCTCTGCACTCAGACCAATGTAGAAATTTGGTCCTCTTGAAGATTGTTGTATCTCCTCAGAGACGAAAACCTGGAAATCAGGGAGAGTGCAATGCCCATGAGGTACAGGACTGAGCAGAGAGACGACACAGAAAGGACATTCCCCTCCCTTGCAGGACAAGGAGGGCTCTGAGTCCCCTCCAGGGCCTGGCACTGTGTCTCTGGCCGCTGTGCCCCACTCTCGGCCATGCACCTAcctgctctgctttgctgttgATCACCACCAGATGGGAGCCCATCCCAGTGCAGTTCTGCACACTCTCAGCCCAGGACATTGTATCATCTGAGATATAATAGCATTTTTTTTGAAAGCGTTTCCAGCCCTTCGGGCAGCACATCCAGCCTCGCTCTGTGCAGGGAGAGACCGCAGAGGTGAATGCTAATAACAAGAGACATGGTGATTGCAAGGACCCCTGTGCTCCAGGGATGATGCTCATGTTCTCCTTGGATCACTTTTCCTGACAGAAAGCACTTGAAAAAACAAGGATAGTACAGATATTGTACCATCCCACTGCTTTGCAGTATGACCAGAGAGCTTCGTGTACACAAGTCCATGGTAATCCTTGTAACACGACCTCAGGTCTTGACAAAGTTATTCTGGTGATCTGGTTTGACTTCTCCTTGTACAGTCTCCTTTAGGCCCTTAGCCCCAGGGAACAGGGGATATTGCCCCTTTTCCTGACTAGAGCTGCACTTCACAGCCACCCTGCCCTCCAGCACACCATTAACAGGGCCCTCTCCTCCCCCTAAGCTGATAGCAGGAAAtcttttctccccccacctctctcctctgcacTCTGCCTCTCCAGAGtctgctcccactgctgctggctgtCACAGCAGACCCCAGCATTCACTGTCCCCATCCCAAAGACCTCCTGCACCCCTGCCAGCTGACCTTTGCCTTGTGGCTCCGCTGAGCTGCACCGCCACTCCGTGAAtgcctgctgcagggctgtgggctgGTCACCCTTCTGGGACAAGAGGGCAActggaaagggagaggaaaggcagcaggaTTACCCCTTCCTCCCAGCTCCTCACACACCATCTCTGGGCTTCACTCTTGTTTCCCCAGGTCCCAACCAAGCACTGTCCCAGCATCGCCTCTCCTGGGGCTGTCTCTTTCCATTTCACAACTGGTAACTGCCATCCTCTCAGCGAAGGGAACAGGCATTTCTGCTCCCAGCAGCCCACAGCTGCCCACAAGGACTCCTCTGCCCACTGACTGACAAGATCTAGACAGGATGACATGGCCAACAAAGCTAGAGAAGCCTGTGACCCACCCAAACAGTGCCTGGTGGCCATAGCTGGCCTCTGGTTTGTCAACAGAGTCTGTCCCAGCACCGAGCAGCTGACATCAGGCCCCCTTGGGTGCTGTGGAGCTGAAGGGGTGGGCTTGGTGGATCCCCGGTCCACGGCTCTGAGAAAATTGCCCTGAATAAGTGGTgtggctgccttccagccagAAAGAGACAATCTTCCATGTCAGAGAGCAGAAGGACCAGTGGAAGGGCATCACACCGAGGACATGCCAGAAGGGCTGGGATTGATGCCACCCAACCATAGGCTTTTGCCATGGAGATACCTACAGCCAAGCTGCCTGTCTAAATCTCTTTACAGTCAGTGAATAAAAAGCAGCACTTCAGTGGCACTGATAATCTCTAAATGATGTCTTGTTTTATCAAACGTTGCATTTAGAAAAATCATTCTAGTGAGGATGACAGAGTAATCACAGTGGCCTCTGTGCCTGATGAGTGAACTCCTATAACGGAGGAGGAGATGGGCAAGGCTGATGCGTGACTGGCCACACCTGTTGCAAAGAAAGGCGACCTCTTCTCAACACAAAGGAGACCAGATGGATGGACTTTGTTCTATCTAGTTCTGTTGACTGAATCAAACATTTGTATAagctgtgttttcatttaaatacattGCTGTATCACTCTGCTAAATCCTACACAACATCAATTAACTTGGATAAGTAAATTTGCCATTAAAGATTAAAACTTCCATGTATGAAATATCTAAAAACACCCAGGACATCCCATCAGTGGACAGATAATAGCACTCTTCTTGGAAGTGTCTCCCTCCCTTTGGGCAGCACATCCAGCCCTCCTCTGTGGTGGGAAAAAAAGTCCTGCTTTTGAACAAGATGTGCTGTCCTTCATCTCCGTGAGCACAATGTAGGGTCCCAGGTGCTATGGGAGGAGTCTGAACCACACTTGTAATCTGGACAGAGGTAAACGCTCTCTTCCATGCTCCGCAAGTAAAGCTGTCAACAGCCTGACAGGCTCCTGTCACAAGGACCCTGCCTGAAGtgcctttccctttctctctctgttctgCCATGTCCATGCAACTTCTGCTTGGCGAGAGACACAGTTTCTGCCTTACCCTTCCCGAGAAAGCAAGATGGCTCACGCTCCTCTGGGAACGCTTCCGTCAGAGAAGTGTTGTCCAAGTGTTTAGCTCTCAGCTCATGCAGACTGACAGACATGTCCATCTGACAGCCTTGCCGCCACCACAGGCAGTTCCTTACACTAGCCAGGTTTTCCCAGAGATCTGCCTTATAGCCAGAAAGTCACATGatggataaaaaaaccccatagataCATTCTCTCTTGATCTTCCCAGGCATTGCAGCTTTAGAGCAACACTTTTACCCTCTTCAAGAAGGGGTAGAACAGTTGAGTATTGAGGCCTCACACAAGGGAGTTAAGAAGAAGCACACAAGAGTCATCACAGAGCAATAGGATATTCCAGGACAGCATTTTGATGGATTCACCCCCACCCTGCTAAAATATGGGCAGCCTGGTAGCAGTATTTCCAAGGACATCACACTGGCCCCTTGCCTGCAACATTGTCACAGGAGAGAGACCAGATCAGGAGAACCAACATCCAACAGGCAGCCTGTGGGGAACCTCCTCAGATGCCCTCTGACACTAAAGAGACTTCTCAG includes the following:
- the LOC141944791 gene encoding C-type lectin domain family 4 member D-like isoform X2, whose protein sequence is MKPWVFLVSALAIKTAFVTIYLVALLSQKGDQPTALQQAFTEWRCSSAEPQGKERGWMCCPKGWKRFQKKCYYISDDTMSWAESVQNCTGMGSHLVVINSKAEQVFVSEEIQQSSRGPNFYIGLSAEKVGQWQWVDRTPFNVSAAPETTLNNWNDVRCEHHYRVCEAAAVTV
- the LOC141944791 gene encoding C-type lectin domain family 4 member D-like isoform X1, whose product is MKPWVFLVSALAIKTAFVTIYLVALLSQKGDQPTALQQAFTEWRCSSAEPQGKERGWMCCPKGWKRFQKKCYYISDDTMSWAESVQNCTGMGSHLVVINSKAEQVFVSEEIQQSSRGPNFYIGLSAEKVGQWQWVDRTPFNVSAAFWRKGEPSNTDTEKCVVIHRPETTLNNWNDVRCEHHYRVCEAAAVTV